From the Primulina tabacum isolate GXHZ01 chromosome 3, ASM2559414v2, whole genome shotgun sequence genome, one window contains:
- the LOC142538609 gene encoding uncharacterized protein LOC142538609, which produces MVQSLQQQMQQNQLEVQEMRSMFLQSMNQQNQQEHVDSGGIGSSIENEVGSNGDIDIGAKKNGNFDHVSQSNLRNVSLGDIRANTKCKLLQWCVDELVVAECRIASTYPNTKVHHVVLCRSCWKVWVDKVLV; this is translated from the exons ATGGTACAAAGCCTTCAACAACAAATGCAACAAAATCAGCTGGAAGTTCAAGAAATGAGGTCCATGTTTTTACAAAGTATGAATCAACAAAATCAGCAAGAACAT GTTGATAGTGGTGGCATTGGTAGCAGTATTGAGAATGAAGTTGGTAGTAATGGTGATATCGATATTGGTGCCAAGAAAAATGGTAATTTTGATCATGTTTCTCAG TCAAATTTGAGGAATGTGAGTCTTGGAGATATCCGTGCTAATACTAAATGTAAGCTGCTTCAGTGGTGTGTTGATGAATTAGTTGTCGCAGAATGTCGAATTGCATCCACATATCCAAACACAAAAGTGCATCACGTTGTTCTTTGTAGATCTTGTTGGAAAGTTTGGGTTGATAAGGTTTTGGTGTAG